In Pseudomonas glycinae, the DNA window TGCTCGACCTGCTGCTCTCCGAGAAGCTGCTGGTGGTGCAGGGCACGGCGTTCAACTGGCCGTGGCCTGACCACTTCCGCGTGGTCACCCTGCCGCGGGTCGATGACCTGGACATGGCCATCGGTCGCATCGGCAACTTCCTCAAGTCCTACCGCCAGTAACCGGCGCTCAGTGCGCAACGGCCCGAACGTTGCGCACTGTCTGATTCAGCAACACTTCTGCTGCGCCCCTCCTCCAGCACCTTCTACACTTGCGACTCATACGAATCATGCGTGCCTGACGCAATGAGACCGGGTGGCGCGTGCCTGTCATCCATACCGGATCAAGAAGTGGGAAATGTCCCATGGCACAGCGAATCCGGTGTAGGACACAGTTTGAAATAGTCACTCGGTTGAATCGCCAGGTGCCGCACCTTATATACCCCGCAGTACGCTACATCTTTAGCTTGAGGAGACTTCTACAACCATGATGCGCATCCTGCTGTTTTTGGCCACTAACCTGGCGGTCGTGCTGATAGCCAGCATCACCCTGAGCCTTTTCGGCTTCAACGGGTTCATGGCGGCCAACGGGGTTGATCTCAACCTCAGTCAGCTGCTGGTTTTCTGTGCAGTCTTTGGTTTTGCCGGTTCCCTGTTCTCGCTGTTCATCTCCAAGTGGATGGCGAAGATGAGCACCGGCACCCAGATCATCACCCAGCCACGCACTCGTCACGAGCAATGGCTTCTGCAAACCGTCGAGCAATTGTCCCGGGAAGCCGGAATCAAGATGCCCGAAGTCGGGATTTTCCCGGCCTACGAAGCGAACGCCTTCGCTACCGGCTGGAACAAGAACGACGCACTGGTCGCGGTCAGCCAGGGCTTGCTCGAGCGCTTCAAGGAAGACGAAGTGCGGGCCGTGCTGGCTCACGAGATCGGTCACGTGGCCAATGGCGACATGGTTACGCTGGCGCTGATCCAGGGCGTGGTGAACACCTTCGTGATGTTCTTCGCGCGGATCATCGGCAACTTCGTCGACAAGGTGATCTTCAAGAACGAAGAAGGCCAGGGCATGGCCTACTACATCGCGACCATCTTCGCCGAACTGGTACTGGGCATTCTGGCCAGCGCGATCGTGATGTGGTTCTCGCGCAAGCGCGAGTTCCGTGCCGACGATGCCGGTGCCCGCCTGGCCGGTACCGGCGCGATGATCAACGCATTGCAACGCCTGCGCGCCGAACAGGGCCTGCCGGTGCACATGCCGGATACCCTGAACGCCTTCGGCATCAACGGTGGCATCAAACAAGGGTTCGCCCGCATGTTCATGAGCCACCCGCCGCTGGAAGATCGTATCGACGCCCTGCGTCGTCGCGGTTGATCAAACCGGCGTACCAATGAAAAGGCCCGCAGTGATGCGGGCCTTTTTTTGCCTGTCGTTTACGCCCCGCAAATCCGGTAAACCCGTTCCTCAAGCCGGGTTACGCCGGCCTGCACGAACTTCCAGCTGTCACCGAGTACATCCTGCTGCTCCAGCATTTCGACGCGCCAGACACTGCCCAGCAAACGCTGCACTTCGGCATCATCCACGGAAAATGGCGGCCCTGGCATCTGCGACTGATCGTAATCCAGCGTTACCAACAGTCCTCGACACGTCGGCAGAATGCTCTGCAGGTGCGCCGCGTAGCGCTCGCGCATCATCGGCGGCAAGGCAATCAGCGCCGCCCGGTCGTACAGCGCGGTGCAACCCGCCACGTTAGCCGCCGTCAGCGAAAAGAAATCCCCACACCACAATTCGATCGCGCCAGCGCGATAAACCTTGAAGCCGCCCTCTTCGCTGATCTGCGGCTGCAGTTGCTGCTCACGGAAGAAGTCTTCGACAGCCCTCTGCGACAGCTCGACGCCGAGCACCCGATGCCCACGCCCGGCAAGCCACAGCAGATCCAGACTTTTACCGCACAACGGCACCAGCACACGCGCCGGCGCCGGGATGGCCAGATCGGGCCAGTGCCGCTGCAAATACGGGTTCACCTCCGGCTGGTGAAAGCCGATCTGGTTCGATTCCCACTTCTTGTGCCAAAACTCCGGCTGCATGCATCCTCCAAAGAATTCGATCAAAAGGCGTTAAAACTTATATTGGAATTAGATCAATGAACTGACTGAAGATGAACCATCTTAACGCTCAGGAACCCTTCCATGTTTCCCAGCCTGTTTATCTCTCACGGCTCGCCCATGCTGGCGCTGGAGCCTGGTGCCAGTGGCCCGGCCCTGGCGCGGCTGGCGACCGAACTGCCACGCCCGGAAGCCATCGTCATCGTTTCCGCTCATTGGGAAAGCCATGAGCTACTGGTCAGCAGCCATCCGCAGCCGGAAACCTGGCACGACTTCGGCGGTTTCCCCCGCGCGTTATTTGAGGTGCAGTATCCGGCCCCGGGCAATCCGCAACTGGCCCGCGAGGTTGCCGACCTGTTGACTTCCAACAACCTGCCGGCGCGCCTCGACCCGCAACGACCGTTCGATCACGGCGTGTGGGTGCCACTGTCGCTGATGTACCCGCAGGCCGATATCCCGGTGGTTCAGGTTTCCCTGCCCAGCCGTGGCGGCCCGGCGTTGCAGAACCGCGTCGGCCAGGCGCTGGCCAGTCTGCGCGATCAGGGCATTCTGTTGATCGGTTCTGGCAGCATCACCCACAACCTGCGAGAACTGGACTGGCACGCCGGCCCGGAAAGCGTCGAGCCGTGGGCCCGGGACTTCCGCGACTGGATTGTCGACAAACTGGCTGCCAACGACGAAGCCGCATTGCACGATTACCGCCAGCAGGCACCGAACGCAGTACGCAACCATCCAAGTGACGAGCACCTGTTGCCGCTGTACTTCGCCCGAGGTGCCGGCGGCGACTTCAGCATTGCCCATCAAGGCTTCACCATGGGCGCGTTGGGCATGGACATCTACCGCTTCGGCTAATGCCCAAATCGCAGGCAAAAAAATCCCCGAACCAGTCGGGGATTTTTTATGTTCGATCAATCAGCCCAAGGGCGGATCAATCCTCGCGGTAGCGACGCAGTTTCAGCTGCTTACCGGCAACGCGAGTGTCCTTCAGTTTGGTCAGGAGTTTGTCCAGACCATCTTCCGGCAGCTCGACGAGGCTGAAGCTGTCACGCACCTGGATGCGACCGATGGCTTCACGTGCCAGACCACCTTCGTTGAGGATGGCGCCCAGCAGGTTTTTCGCCGCGATACCGTCACGCGCGCCCAGCGCGGTACGGCAACGGGCACGGCCTTCGCCCAGCGGCATCGGTGCACGACGCTCACGATCACCACGGTCCGGACGATCACCGGAACGCTCAGGACGGTCGCCACGCGGTGCGCTGTTCGGCACCAGTGGGCGTTCCTTCTCGATCGCTGCCAGGTTCAGCGCCTGACCATTGGTGGCCTTGCGCAGCAGAGCGGCAGCCAGGGCACGCGGGGTGCAACCGATGTCGGCAGTCAGGCGATCCAGCAGATCACCGTGAGTCGATTCGGCGTCAGCCACCAGCGGCGACAGGCTGTTGGTCAGTTTCTTGATGCGGGCATCGAGAACGGCCTGGGCGTCCGGCAGACGCACTTCGGCAACTTTCTGACCGGTCACACGCTCGATTACCTGCAGCATGCGGCGCTCACGCGGCGTCACCAGCAGCAGCGCGCGGCCTTCGCGACCGGCACGGCCGGTACGGCCGATACGGTGCACGTAGGATTCCGGATCGTACGGCATGTCCACGTTGAACACGTGGGTGATGCGCGGAACGTCCAGACCACGGGCGGCAACGTCGGTCGCCACAACGATGTCCAGACGGCCATCCTTGAGCGAGTCGATCACGCGCTCACGCTGGTTCTGGGCGATGTCGCCGTTCAACGCGGCGGCTTTGTAGCCTTTGGCGTCGAGGGCGCTGGCCAGATCCAGGGTCGCTTGCTTGGTGCGCACGAACATGATCAGAGCGTCGAAATCTTCCACTTCCAGCAAGCTGAGAACGGCAGAAGTCTTCTGGTCAGCGTGAACCAACAGGTGAGCCTGTTCGATCGCGGTAACGGTCTGGGTCTTGCTCTGGATCTTAACGTGCTTTGGATCGCGCAGGTGACGCTCGGCGATGGCACGGATCGATTGCGGCAGGGTCGCCGAGAACAATACGGTCTGACGGGTCTCCGGCATGGCCTTGAAGATCACTTCGAGGTCGTCCATGAAGCCCAGTTTGAGCATTTCGTCTGCTTCGTCGAGAACCAGGTGGTTCACGGTCTGCAGTACTTTTTCGTCGCGACGCAGGTGGTCGCACAGACGGCCCGGAGTGGCGACAACGATCTGTGCGCCATTACGGATTGCTTTCAATTGTGGGCCCATCGGCGCGCCGCCGTAGACAGCCACAACAGTCACGCCCGGCATTTGCTTGGCGTAGGTTTCGAAAGCGGTTGCAACTTGTAGCGCCAACTCACGAGTTGGGGCCAGGATCAGAGCTTGCGGCTCGCGCTTGGACGGATCAATGCGGTGCAGGATAGGCAGGGCAAAGGCAGCGGTTTTACCGGTACCGGTTTGCGCCTGACCAATCATATCGTGACCGGCGAGGATGATCGGGATCGACTGCTGCTGAATGGCCGAAGGCTCTTCATAGCCGGTAGCGACTACTGCAGCGACAATATTGGGATGAAGTTCAAGAGCGGCGAAGCCGCCGATTTCCTGGGTCATGGGTCTGCCTCTAAGTGCATCCGCAAAGACCCATGCTCCAAAGCTGCACATGCCGTGTTGAGACTCAAGAGTCGCCCTGGCAGCTTTGTCGGCGGGGATTTGCGAAAACGAATGAATGAAAAAGAATCGTCAAGGAAGAGCCCGCAGTGCGGACGTGCAGCCGAAGCTGACTTCGGGGAATTGCGCTACCTAAACGCGGCCCGGTTAAAGGCCGGCGCGCACTATACCGGAATTTGCCCAAAAAGGGAGCTTTTTTTATCGGCAAAATACAGTTGTCACCGCTGTGTAACGGGGTTTTGCGGATAATCGGGCAAAGGTCTACTTTTCAAAGACCCCGGCCCTGCGGGCGATGGCGCTTAAACGATTCACCGATGTGCGGCATCTGGTCGCTGCACCCTTTCTTCCCCTGCGAGGAAACACCCATGAATCAGCCCTGCCCCGGCCGCGTGAGCCGTGCGCGCCACGGTCATGTGCATTTGATCGGTCTGGACCGCGCTGCCAAGCGCAACGCCTTCGACCTCGACCTGCTCAACGACCTGGCCCTGGCCTATGGCGAATTCGAGGCCGACAGTAACGCACGGGTGGCGGTGGTGTTCGGGCATGGCGAGCATTTCACCGCCGGGCTCGATCTGGTCAACGCCAGTTCTGCCCTCGCCCAGGGCTGGCAGGTGCCGCCCGGCGGTTGCGATCCGTGGGGCGTTTTCGTCGGACCACGGGTCAGCAAACCGGTGATCGTCGCTGCGCAGGGTTACTGCCTGACCATCGGCATCGAGCTGATGCTCGCCGCCGACATCAACCTGTGCGCCAGCAATACTCGATTCGCGCAGATGGAAGTGCAGCGTGGGATCTTTCCGTTCGGCGGTGCGACATTGCGCTTCCATCAGATCGCCGGCTGGGGCAATGCGATGCGCTGGCTGCTGACCGGCGATGAGTTTGATGCCCATGACGCCTTGCGCCTAGGGCTGGTGCAGGAAGTCATGGCCAGCGAGGATCTGCTGCCACGCGCCATCGAACTGGCCGAACGGATTGCCCGGCAGGCGCCGCTGGGCGTGCAGGCGACGCTGATGTCGGCGCGTCAGGCGCGCTATGAAGGCGAAACTGCGGCGGCTAAGAGCTTGCCGCCGCTGGTGAAGAAATTGCTGGCCACTGAAGACGCCAAGGAAGGTGTGCGCTCGCTGGTGGAGCGCAGGCCCGGCGTTTTCAAAGGCCTTTGAAGATCAGGTCGCCGGACGGATGCAGTTGATCAACGTCTGCAACGAGTAGCCCAGCTTAGGCGCCAGCGCTTCAGCCCGGGCGGTCAGCGCCTGCATGTCCAGCACCTGATCAAGATCCGCCGGCACGATCAGAATCACGTTGCCCTCCTTCACCGGCAGCTCCCAGTAATGCCGGTGATAGAGCCCGCGCAGCAGCGCCGCGCCCAAAGGTTTGCCGTCATCGGTGGCCCATTGGTTGATCACCAGCCAGCCACCGGGATTCAGACGTTTCTGACAATCGCCGAGGAAATTCCACGCAAGGTGCCCCGCGCCGGGACCGACATCGGTGTACAGATCAACGAAGATCAGATCCGCCGGTTCTGCTGTCGGCAGCAGTTCTAGAGCATCGCCAACGCGGATGTACAGCCGTGGATCGTCATCCAGCCCGAGGTATTCGATGGCCAGACGCGGTACGTCGGGGCGCAGCTCGATGGCTTCGACATCTTCCAGCGGCAGGAACTTGAGGCAGGCCTGGGTCAGCGTTCCTGCGCCCAACCCGAGAAACAGCGCGCTCTCCGGTTGCTCATGGCACAGCGCACCAATCAGCATCGCCCGGGTGTAGTCGTACTCCAGCCAGCTCGGGTCGGCGGTAAACACGCAGCTTTGCTCGATCGCATCGCCGAACTCCAGAAAGCGGTAGTCGGCCACTTCCAGCACGCGAATCACGCCGAACTCATCCTGTACCTCGGCGAGCAACAGCTCGACGCGCTCCTCAGTCATTTCGTCTCCTGGTGGTCACCGGGCGCGGTGACGCGATGGCACCGCTGTGGTGCCGTGGCAAAGCGGCGATTGTCGGCGAAGCGGCGGGAGCAGGTCACGCACTAATTGCTGCTAACATGGCCGTCCGTGCGTAGAACCTTAGAGACCGTGATGAGCCAACCCTGGAGCCCTGACAGCTGGCGCGCCCTGCCGATCCAGCAACAACCCCAATACCCCGACGCCGCGCATCTGCGCCAGGTCGAGCAGACGCTGGCCAGCTACCCGCCGCTGGTGTTTGCCGGCGAAGCGCGCGAGCTGCGTCGTCAGTTTGCCGAAGTCACCCAGGGCCGGGCGTTCCTGCTGCAAGGCGGCGACTGCGCCGAAAGCTTTGCCGAGTTCTCCGCCGCGAAGATTCGCGACACCTTTAAAGTGTTGCTGCAAATGGCGATCGTCATGACCTTCGCTGCCGGTTGCCCGGTGGTCAAGGTCGGGCGCATGGCCGGCCAGTTCGCCAAGCCGCGCTCGGCCAACGACGAAACCATCGACGGCGTGACCCTGCCGGCCTACCGGGGCGACATCGTCAACGGCATCGGTTTCGACTCGGCCAGCCGCGTACCGGATCCGGAGCGTCTGCTGCAGTCGTATCACCAGTCCACCGCCACCCTCAACCTGCTGCGCGCTTTCGCGCAAGGCGGTTTTGCCGACCTGCATCAGGTGCACAAGTGGAACCTGGACTTTATCGCCAACTCGGCGCTGGCGGAGAAGTACAGCCACCTCGCCGACCGCATCGATGAAACCCTGGCCTTCATGCGCGCCTGCGGCATGGACAGCTCGCCGCAACTGCGCGAGACCAGTTTCTTCACCGCCCACGAAGCACTGCTGCTGAACTACGAAGAAGCCTTCGTGCGCCGCGACAGCCTGACCAACGATTACTACGATTGCTCGGCGCACATGTTGTGGATCGGCGACCGCACCCGTCAGCTCGACGGCGCCCACGTCGAATTCCTGCGCGGAGTGAACAACCCGATCGGGGTCAAAGTCGGCCCGAGCATGAACCCCGACGACCTGATCCGCCTGATCGACGTGCTCAACCCGGACAACGATCCGGGCCGCCTCAACCTGATCGCGCGGATGGGCGCGAACAAGGTCGGCGATCACCTGCCGGCGCTGATCCGCGCGGTACAGCGCGAAGGCAAGCAGGTGCTGTGGAGCTCCGACCCAATGCACGGCAACACCATCAAGGCCAGCAGCGGTTACAAGACCCGCGACTTCGCGCAGATCCTTGGCGAAGTGAAACAGTTCTTCCAGGTACATGAAGCGGAAGGCAGCTACGCGGGCGGCATCCACATCGAGATGACCGGGCAGAACGTCACCGAGTGCATCGGTGGCGCGCGGCCGATCACTGAGGATGGCTTGTCGGATCGCTACCACACCCACTGCGACCCGCGGATGAATGCCGATCAGTCGCTGGAACTGGCGTTCTTGATCGCTGAAACGCTGAAGCAGGTTCGTCGCTAAGGTTCGATATCTTTAGCGTCTGAGCTGGCCTCTTCGCGGGCAAGCCCGCTCCCACAGAGTTTGTGTCGTACGCAATTTATGTATTCGACACACTACTTGTGGGAGCCTGGCTTGCCAGCGATGGCGGCAGTTCAGTCACCACCAAACCGAGCCAGCGCCATCCGCAACCTCCCCGCACTTTCCCGCTGACAATTGAGTTGCACCCGCGCGAGCCCCAACCAGTCCGCCATGCCCCGCAAGTTCAGCGCCAGCGCCAGCATCCCCGCCTCGTCCAGTCCGGTTTCTTCCTCGTGCACCGCATGCACCGCCAACCGCCCAGCCGCCCGTTCGGCGCGCAGATCAACCCGCGCAGCGATCCGTTCGTTGTGCAGAAACGGCAACACGTAATAGCCGTAGACCCGTTTATCCTGCGGCGTGTAGATCTCCAGCCGATAGCGGAAATCGAACAGCCGCTCGGTGCGGCTGCGTTCCCAGATCAGTGAATCGAAGGGTGACAGCAGCGCGCTGGCTTCGACTTTTCGAGGGACTTTCGGCTCGGGCAGGCAATAAGCAATCTGGCGCCATCCGGCGACTTCGCAAGTCAGCAGTTGTCCGTCCTCGACCAGTTCGGCCAGACGCGGGCGGGCATCGGAAGGATTCAGGCGGAAGTAATCACGCAAGTCTTTTTCCGTGCCGACACCGAGCGCCTGCGCTGCATGCAACAGCAAAACGCGTTGCGCCTCGGCTTCATCGAGCAGTGGCTGGTGCAGCACGGAAGCCGGAATCACCCGCTCCGGCAAGTCATACAACCGCTCGAAACCACGACGCCCGGCCACAGTGACTTCGCCGGCAGCGAACAACCATTCCAACGCGTACTTCTCCGCGCTCCAGTCCCACCATGGTCCGGGCTTTTCCTGGCGGGTCGACAGGCTGCCGGCGCCCAATGCACCCTGCTCTTCGACCGACGCCAGCACCCGGCGGATGGTGTCCTGTTGCTCGCGACCGAAACGCGCCAATTGCTGATAGATGTCTTCACCGCGCCTGGCCCGCTGCATGCGCCAGCCCATCAACGGGTACATCGACAACGGCAGCAGCGACGCTTCATGGCCCCAGTATTCGAACAGCGAACGACGTCGCCCCGAACTCCAGGCAGCCTGGTCGAGCAAATCGGAAGAATAGGAACCAAGACGAGAAAACAGCGGCAGGTAGTGCGAGCGCACTACGGCGTTGACGGAGTCGATCTGCAACAGGCCGAGACGCTCGATCAGCCGGTTGAGGTGCATGGCCTTGACAGCCGGCGGCTGGCGCCCGTGAAACCCTTGGGCAGCCAGTGCCAGACGTCGAGCCTGTTTAAGGGGGAAGGACAGCGTCGCGGGCATGTGTACCTCCATGTCTGCTCGCAACCTACCTCACTTGAAAGTGGTTTGTGTAGCAATGGCCTCATCATTTATGCATCGGATCGTCCCAGAACGGCCGCACCGACTCATGTTCGACATCGGCACGGCTGACCCCGATGTCCTTCAACGCTTCGTCGCTCAGGCTGGCGAGCAGTTCGCGTTCGCGGTGAAGTTCGTACCAACGGCTAAACTTGTGCAGCAGATCGGAAATCAGATGCATCGGTACAGCTTTTTGATCGCTTACATAGAGTTTTTGACCTTTCATCGTGTTGCCCTCCTTTAGGGATGGCTCAAGTCTCGCGCCAGCGCTACGATCAATCCAACGAATGTTTCTGATGGCATGCATCACGGAGATTCATCAATTGTCGGCGTATCCCAGTATCGATACCGATGTCCTTCGCACCTTTGTCGCAATTGCCGATCAGGGCGGTTTCACCCGTGCCGGCGAGATGGTCAACCGCACCCAATCGGCGGTGAGCATGCAGATGAAGCGTCTGGAAGAGGATGTGTTGCAGCGCCAGCTGTTCGAACGCGACGGGCGTCAGGTGCGCCTGACCGCCGAAGGCCAGGTGTTGCTTGGCTACGCGCGGCGCATCCTGAAATTGCACAGCGAGGTGTTCAACACCCTGCGCGAGCCGCACATGGTCGGCACGGTGCGGATCGGCACGCCGGATGACTACGTGATGCGGTTTCTGCCGGGGATCCTGTCGCGCTTTGCCCAGTTCTATCCGCTGATCCAGATCGAAGTGCATTGCGAGTCAACCAAACAGTTGCTGCAACGCACGGATCTGGATCTGTCGATTGTCACCCGTGAGCCGGGCAACGAAATTGGCCAGTTGTTGCGCAAGGAGCGTTTTGTCTGGGCCGAGGCGCAGAACTTCAGCGCCCACGAGCAGACGCCCTTGCCACTGGCAATGTTCAACAGTGATTGCTTCTGCCGCCTGTGGGCCTGCAATGCGCTGGACGCAATGGGCCGCGAGTACCGGATTGCCTACAACAGCACGAGCCTGTCGGCGTTGATGGCAGTGGTGAGCGCCGGCCTGGCGATCACCGCGCAACTGGAAAGCCTGATTACCCCCGACATGCGGATTCTTGGAGATGCCGAAAATCTGCCGCTGCTGCCCGAGGCCAGCATCATGCTGATCCGCAACCTCAACAATCCCTCGCCGATCACCGAGTGCCTGGCCGAGCACATCGTCGAAGGCTTCAAACTTTAAACGCGAGCATCACCGCGCACAGCACCAGGA includes these proteins:
- a CDS encoding class II 3-deoxy-7-phosphoheptulonate synthase; the protein is MSQPWSPDSWRALPIQQQPQYPDAAHLRQVEQTLASYPPLVFAGEARELRRQFAEVTQGRAFLLQGGDCAESFAEFSAAKIRDTFKVLLQMAIVMTFAAGCPVVKVGRMAGQFAKPRSANDETIDGVTLPAYRGDIVNGIGFDSASRVPDPERLLQSYHQSTATLNLLRAFAQGGFADLHQVHKWNLDFIANSALAEKYSHLADRIDETLAFMRACGMDSSPQLRETSFFTAHEALLLNYEEAFVRRDSLTNDYYDCSAHMLWIGDRTRQLDGAHVEFLRGVNNPIGVKVGPSMNPDDLIRLIDVLNPDNDPGRLNLIARMGANKVGDHLPALIRAVQREGKQVLWSSDPMHGNTIKASSGYKTRDFAQILGEVKQFFQVHEAEGSYAGGIHIEMTGQNVTECIGGARPITEDGLSDRYHTHCDPRMNADQSLELAFLIAETLKQVRR
- a CDS encoding spermidine synthase produces the protein MTEERVELLLAEVQDEFGVIRVLEVADYRFLEFGDAIEQSCVFTADPSWLEYDYTRAMLIGALCHEQPESALFLGLGAGTLTQACLKFLPLEDVEAIELRPDVPRLAIEYLGLDDDPRLYIRVGDALELLPTAEPADLIFVDLYTDVGPGAGHLAWNFLGDCQKRLNPGGWLVINQWATDDGKPLGAALLRGLYHRHYWELPVKEGNVILIVPADLDQVLDMQALTARAEALAPKLGYSLQTLINCIRPAT
- a CDS encoding DODA-type extradiol aromatic ring-opening family dioxygenase, which produces MFPSLFISHGSPMLALEPGASGPALARLATELPRPEAIVIVSAHWESHELLVSSHPQPETWHDFGGFPRALFEVQYPAPGNPQLAREVADLLTSNNLPARLDPQRPFDHGVWVPLSLMYPQADIPVVQVSLPSRGGPALQNRVGQALASLRDQGILLIGSGSITHNLRELDWHAGPESVEPWARDFRDWIVDKLAANDEAALHDYRQQAPNAVRNHPSDEHLLPLYFARGAGGDFSIAHQGFTMGALGMDIYRFG
- a CDS encoding DUF1127 domain-containing protein, whose amino-acid sequence is MKGQKLYVSDQKAVPMHLISDLLHKFSRWYELHRERELLASLSDEALKDIGVSRADVEHESVRPFWDDPMHK
- a CDS encoding crotonase/enoyl-CoA hydratase family protein; amino-acid sequence: MNQPCPGRVSRARHGHVHLIGLDRAAKRNAFDLDLLNDLALAYGEFEADSNARVAVVFGHGEHFTAGLDLVNASSALAQGWQVPPGGCDPWGVFVGPRVSKPVIVAAQGYCLTIGIELMLAADINLCASNTRFAQMEVQRGIFPFGGATLRFHQIAGWGNAMRWLLTGDEFDAHDALRLGLVQEVMASEDLLPRAIELAERIARQAPLGVQATLMSARQARYEGETAAAKSLPPLVKKLLATEDAKEGVRSLVERRPGVFKGL
- a CDS encoding winged helix-turn-helix domain-containing protein — translated: MPATLSFPLKQARRLALAAQGFHGRQPPAVKAMHLNRLIERLGLLQIDSVNAVVRSHYLPLFSRLGSYSSDLLDQAAWSSGRRRSLFEYWGHEASLLPLSMYPLMGWRMQRARRGEDIYQQLARFGREQQDTIRRVLASVEEQGALGAGSLSTRQEKPGPWWDWSAEKYALEWLFAAGEVTVAGRRGFERLYDLPERVIPASVLHQPLLDEAEAQRVLLLHAAQALGVGTEKDLRDYFRLNPSDARPRLAELVEDGQLLTCEVAGWRQIAYCLPEPKVPRKVEASALLSPFDSLIWERSRTERLFDFRYRLEIYTPQDKRVYGYYVLPFLHNERIAARVDLRAERAAGRLAVHAVHEEETGLDEAGMLALALNLRGMADWLGLARVQLNCQRESAGRLRMALARFGGD
- the htpX gene encoding protease HtpX; the protein is MMRILLFLATNLAVVLIASITLSLFGFNGFMAANGVDLNLSQLLVFCAVFGFAGSLFSLFISKWMAKMSTGTQIITQPRTRHEQWLLQTVEQLSREAGIKMPEVGIFPAYEANAFATGWNKNDALVAVSQGLLERFKEDEVRAVLAHEIGHVANGDMVTLALIQGVVNTFVMFFARIIGNFVDKVIFKNEEGQGMAYYIATIFAELVLGILASAIVMWFSRKREFRADDAGARLAGTGAMINALQRLRAEQGLPVHMPDTLNAFGINGGIKQGFARMFMSHPPLEDRIDALRRRG
- a CDS encoding thiopurine S-methyltransferase — protein: MQPEFWHKKWESNQIGFHQPEVNPYLQRHWPDLAIPAPARVLVPLCGKSLDLLWLAGRGHRVLGVELSQRAVEDFFREQQLQPQISEEGGFKVYRAGAIELWCGDFFSLTAANVAGCTALYDRAALIALPPMMRERYAAHLQSILPTCRGLLVTLDYDQSQMPGPPFSVDDAEVQRLLGSVWRVEMLEQQDVLGDSWKFVQAGVTRLEERVYRICGA
- a CDS encoding LysR substrate-binding domain-containing protein, producing the protein MSAYPSIDTDVLRTFVAIADQGGFTRAGEMVNRTQSAVSMQMKRLEEDVLQRQLFERDGRQVRLTAEGQVLLGYARRILKLHSEVFNTLREPHMVGTVRIGTPDDYVMRFLPGILSRFAQFYPLIQIEVHCESTKQLLQRTDLDLSIVTREPGNEIGQLLRKERFVWAEAQNFSAHEQTPLPLAMFNSDCFCRLWACNALDAMGREYRIAYNSTSLSALMAVVSAGLAITAQLESLITPDMRILGDAENLPLLPEASIMLIRNLNNPSPITECLAEHIVEGFKL
- a CDS encoding DEAD/DEAH box helicase, giving the protein MTQEIGGFAALELHPNIVAAVVATGYEEPSAIQQQSIPIILAGHDMIGQAQTGTGKTAAFALPILHRIDPSKREPQALILAPTRELALQVATAFETYAKQMPGVTVVAVYGGAPMGPQLKAIRNGAQIVVATPGRLCDHLRRDEKVLQTVNHLVLDEADEMLKLGFMDDLEVIFKAMPETRQTVLFSATLPQSIRAIAERHLRDPKHVKIQSKTQTVTAIEQAHLLVHADQKTSAVLSLLEVEDFDALIMFVRTKQATLDLASALDAKGYKAAALNGDIAQNQRERVIDSLKDGRLDIVVATDVAARGLDVPRITHVFNVDMPYDPESYVHRIGRTGRAGREGRALLLVTPRERRMLQVIERVTGQKVAEVRLPDAQAVLDARIKKLTNSLSPLVADAESTHGDLLDRLTADIGCTPRALAAALLRKATNGQALNLAAIEKERPLVPNSAPRGDRPERSGDRPDRGDRERRAPMPLGEGRARCRTALGARDGIAAKNLLGAILNEGGLAREAIGRIQVRDSFSLVELPEDGLDKLLTKLKDTRVAGKQLKLRRYRED